In Tachysurus vachellii isolate PV-2020 chromosome 12, HZAU_Pvac_v1, whole genome shotgun sequence, the following are encoded in one genomic region:
- the npffr1l2 gene encoding neuropeptide FF receptor 1 like 2: MPLAFTEPEMVSDQSDLYMNSSLLNTSTSNTTNLTSVTYYPYYQHSLPVAASLTIAYLFIFLLCMVGNGLVCLIVLENRRMRTVTNLFIFNLAVSDLLVGVFCIPTTLVDNLITGWPFSNMVCKLSGLVQGMSVAASVFTLVAIAVDRFRCIVYPFQPKLTLLVAKVTIAMIWVLALVIMCPSAVMLTVEHVKDHFMVHNNYNQTYPLLSCFENWGDPHMRKVYTTILFAHIYLIPLTIITLMYGRIGIKLYTTSVISVNEQPESGGGQNTARPLISHKKIKVIKMLIMVALLFTVSWLPLWILMLLTDYGGLGQEELELLSGYVFPFAHWLAFSNSSVNPIIYGYYNENFKRGFQAVCRTHSLCCCCFILPTGSRRVHRPGREGQRETVANSNTLAFGARNRVYTDGNLKNCRHGMDEEHKRGGCRLSSSASMDDARSEMAIQTKGVASQKGLQMEDLEKISPIGITVSQAWDQ, from the exons ATGCCTTTGGCATTCACAGAGCCCGAGATGGTATCAGACCAGTCAGATCTCTATATGAATTCAAGTCTTTTAAACACCTCCACCAGCAACACCACCAACCTCACCAGCGTGACCTACTACCCATACTACCAGCACTCTCTGCCTGTGGCAGCCAGCTTGACCATAGCCTACTTGTTCATCTTCCTGCTCTGCATGGTCGGAAATGGCCTGGTGTGCCTCATCGTGTTGGAGAACCGGCGCATGAGAACAGTCACCAACCTGTTCATCTTTAATCTGGCGGTGAGCGACCTGCTGGTGGGGGTCTTCTGCATCCCGACTACACTGGTGGATAATCTAATCACAG GTTGGCCCTTCTCTAACATGGTGTGTAAGCTGAGTGGATTAGTGCAGGGAATGTCCGTCGCTGCCTCAGTCTTCACTCTAGTTGCCATCGCTGTGGACAG GTTTCGCTGCATCGTCTACCCTTTCCAGCCCAAACTGACCTTGCTGGTTGCCAAGGTGACAATAGCAATGATTTGGGTGCTGGCATTGGTGATTATGTGCCCTTCTGCAGTGATGTTGACTGTAGAGCATGTCAAGGATCACTTTATGGTGCACAACAACTACAACCAGACATACCCACTCTTGTCTTGCTTTGAGAACTGGGGTGACCCCCACATGAGGAAAGTCTACACCACAATCCTGTTTGCCCACATTTACCTGATCCCACTCACCATAATCACGCTTATGTACGGACGCATCGGCATCAAGCTCTACACCACATCTGTCATTTCCGTGAACGAGCAGCCAGAAAGCGGTGGGGGTCAGAACACTGCCAGGCCGTTGATCTCGCACAAAAAGATCAAAGTGATCAAAATGTTGATTATGGTAGCCCTCCTTTTTACAGTCTCCTGGCTACCCTTATGGATCCTCATGCTCCTGACGGATTACGGAGGTCTGGGGCAGGAGGAACTCGAGCTCCTCTCTGGCTACGTGTTCCCGTTTGCACACTGGCTAGCTTTCTCAAATTCCAGCGTCAACCCCATCATCTATGGCTACTACAACGAAAACTTCAAGCGAGGCTTCCAAGCTGTGTGCAGGACCCATTCGTTATGCTGCTGCTGTTTTATCCTGCCCACAGGAAGCAGAAGGGTTCACAGACCAGGCAGGGAAGGCCAGAGAGAAACAGTGGCGAACTCAAACACTCTGGCCTTTGGAGCCAGAAACAGGGTTTACACAGACGGGAACTTAAAAAACTGCAGACACGGCATGGATGAAGAGCATAAGAGGGGCGGTTGCAGGCTCAGTAGTTCTGCTAGCATGGACGATGCCAGATCCGAGATGGCCATTCAGACAAAAGGGGTTGCGAGTCAAAAAGGACTGCAAATGGAAGACCTGGAGAAGATCAGTCCCATTGGCATTACTGTGAGTCAGGCCTGGGACCAGTAG